The following are encoded together in the Bombus pascuorum chromosome 10, iyBomPasc1.1, whole genome shotgun sequence genome:
- the LOC132911202 gene encoding piezo-type mechanosensitive ion channel component isoform X5 has protein sequence MSKYWLNVALLRVVLPLVLTGCIIWRPVGLSLVYLVLMLYSPYVPVPDAKTMAGHTGHYLKTCIGLSFLTAVSQLTFHIVLLALPAYGHFLHNCESMETIFRHIGFVRLDSVSAWEIFFWLTPELIVLPTSIMVYLICRFLSRKNVIDEEDDASLHRNDEAAKKSADSTAKIINFLGRIGTYVVLASLCITAALKPSVEGGFYFLVFLGAATWWSCNKELRKGFAILCKFVMVVVILHILALLSYQNQVPQELIPVNSTWQRYFALSPVYQTNCTDPRDVEYTTDADWLIYGYFLRLFWLYYVLALQSQFLSKKPNVAFTNEAFQAKKVKRLSGKLENLDTPLSRHVSIRRRTPSQRWQSARRKARLMRFGSGRTGLLQDSTGSVIVQDGHQDDNIQMQSLSEATPDEQSGIIEHIIMAVYSIFQLIINSSYLATNIIMMTWSIMYHSWTTFALLLWALILWMVPNKRASMMKCSPFIVIYATLLLLVQYIYSMDLTEEELPTKINGISVSEIGFSKSEQLSRWHLVVKCLFISMFWITMRQYTAERTRQRRSSALRDMVAPLHVSVSTATTAMNHEAPEIKSKFMKDVGILLKKLLTKFWIAVVAIMLFISGITGERMTVFRIIYMSLFLVLIITFQISWTVWRKMMYSFWITVIGYSVIMLILVYTYQFHNFPEYWNYLHIDEDLQKDIGLEIYETKDLFVRLLTPTFFVIITVLQIHYFHKDFLEVTDIDKFGTEESPRVERSSLGHSPILTMPPSSPGEVFLVEEEKEHIYSLRQLKEMSKLERLQLFHKIIQQFLHFYNYTWLFFEIHMQKIIFVSVMIFCVNDVCAINFVFVLILVIMINSRRNVQICTANTIAAIIAILMVVKMLYQIQYIDHNNWNINCTKFPAENQTQYGSNNTMYNIAEWFGIKKGEPGHLAELLKGYIGILVVTTLRKIIRIRQCFYRKARSEPLDTPQVMFPSITREDADKGVPQCLKFLFNYGFYKFGVEFCLIGIVALIGTRLDFYSVLYSIWLLLFFSLRRKSISRIWPFFKFFGIILLPIQYSFVVAPPSWFCIEYPWSESKTLRGLQEWMYLPDPDFPPNARKLMCDFILLMMVVRQSLVFKIEERSTATDREFPAGHNYSVYENMEKPNFVNPVKDYVSHIHCWLDIIKRGVLISLMWVTLSIMFLAGTERTNLFSLGYLIGAFVFLWQGSDFYLRPVKTILKWWNLLIGYNVVVIFSKALLQGVGCVLIEQLQVLACPLIQLFGITCLRKFRSSVSDIVLEKLDCEVPQEDIGMVWDGLCFGFLLLQKRLFKSYYFFHIVDETKAMSILASRGAELLEELHQKRIEIQENVEKNVLQKLKFKMDKIKANQRKIQGPSYREPQIHAVDTLYPGTRPLYRVRAPKTNREAVRSGDYYMFDDLDDDDVTDLIPDTESEKQEAEKRHEAEKRGRRMTISELMNTLIKTDIEIATHVAMYGGTEKDALRLRRRSVPLTRKKSSMSYLSARSETDTAVATDGADKTSIASADTETGEKDAAAEERDKTPEPTDDEYGEDKPDEKEETQEDEQKVSIATYFKFIIVMINSTLTSMTKYLNRFSRDYRYIRKVLTKEKKVLKTKPDFRMGMRLGITQIWQPIPLMKQGSLFSEISPVQHDDEGGALSEVDQPPIIQLLASIWFGILAHSCLLCYFMVFLHQIKNASVLSTPLPLMVFCWGSLTIPRPSKTFWITLIAYTEAIVIVKCIFQLEVLPWNRDAAPNNPLFTPRIMGVERKHNYALWDLLLLLMVFFHRFMLKSLGQWTSPSLKPRKIIPSTLTVVPSKPPPPENRGQGESASLQEEESGSTVRTPKGATLNLRAAGEGENAQTTNEYEKLVAVQGEEISPANEEFNKAMNMTVNKYKEPMKDFFQKILSPISKEKTNVYAYMFLCDFFNFLLLIFGFSAFGTQQGDGGVTAYLQENRVPMPFLLMLLLQFALIVIDRALFLKKSIVGKLIFHYFLIFGVHIWMFFILPSVTERQFNERLPPQIWYMVKCFYLLLAAYQLRQGYPTRILGNFLCKKYSIVNYVLFKVFMLVPFLFELRAVMDWIWTDTSMTIMDWFKMEDIFANIYQIKCMRGVETDFPQPRGVKKQQMSKYLVGGGALFFMIGLIWFPLLLFALGGTVGVSNLPYDVSMKIRIGPYEPIYSMSAQSSSIIEYDETDFMRFSNLYARDRPAVTFLENYIHSDVAAVRLSGFSRKLWSISPPDLDRLITELEDNSTTVIIHVEWTVSRKTDAKDASGITTQVRDIKLPPYENNEFNPVRRTLANMLSSNDSTVHNGTITLQYAFPKFLKVTGRTTDVVPQLMRMPKWLDDNVEEEDENHLYRDVSLHLSTDADCCARQKWWIVKEVCNDSLYDQLLKRVPLNDCKYIMMFLFNDKTFPEGLSFISGFGILGLYTTAVIVISQMMRKIVSDMAPKIMFDDLPYVDRILRLCLDIYLVRESGELCLEEDLFAKLIFLYRSPETLIRWTRPPEEGERTDNEDQDDVDEDAVAPRGESRDVSRRE, from the exons ATGTCCAAGTATTGGCTGAACGTGGCCCTCCTCAGGGTTGTGCTGCCGCTTGTCTTGACAGGAT GTATAATATGGCGACCTGTAGGATTGTCTCTGGTTTACTTGGTTCTGATGCTATACTCGCCCTATGTGCCGGTACCAGACGCGAAAACAATGGCTGGCCACACAGGGCACTATTTAAAAACTTGCATCGGCCTGTCTTTTCTCACAGCAGTCAGCCAACTCACTTTTCACATAGTTCTATTAGCTCTACCTGCTTATGGTCACTTTCTTCACAACT GCGAATCGATGGAAACGATCTTCAGACACATAGGTTTTGTAAGACTAGATAGCGTTTCTGCCTGGGAGATCTTCTTCTGGTTGACGCCAGAGTTAATCGTGTTACCCACTAGTATAATGGTGTATCTCATATGTCGGTTTCTATCACGAAAGAACGTTATCGACGAGGAAGATGATGCATCGTTACATCGAAACGATGAGGCTGCAAAGAAAAGCGCTGACAGCACCGCCAAG ATCATCAACTTCCTAGGACGAATCGGGACCTACGTAGTTCTAGCGTCATTGTGTATCACAGCAGCATTGAAACCATCAGTTGAAGGTGGTTTCTATTTCCTCGTCTTCCTGGGAGCCGCAACTTGGTGGTCATGTAACAAAGAGCTCCGAAAGGGCTTTGCTATATTATGCAAGTTTGTGATGGTCGTGGTGATCCTTCACATCCTGGCTTTGCTCAGCTACCAGAATCAAGTGCCTCAAGAGCTAATACCCGTAAATAGCACCTGGCAACGTTATTTCGCATTGTCTCCAGTTTATCAAACGAATTGCACTGACCCGAGGGACGTTGAGTACACGACCGATGCCGATTGGTTAATTTATGGCTACTTCTTAAGGCTATTCTGGCTCTATTACGTTCTGGCATTGCAGTCACAGTTCCTGAGCAAAAAGCCG AACGTTGCTTTTACTAACGAGGCGTTCCAGGCAAAGAAAGTGAAACGTTTGAGCGGAAAGCTGGAGAATCTGGACACTCCATTGTCCAGGCACGTTTCCATCAGGAGAAGAACCCCATCTCAAAGATGGCAATCAGCTCGACGAAAGGCTCGC TTGATGCGATTTGGGTCCGGGAGAACGGGACTACTGCAAGATTCGACCGGAAGTGTCATTGTCCAAGATGGTCATCAGGATGACAACATTCAGATGCAAAGTCTCAGTGAAG CTACTCCAGACGAGCAATCCGGGATCATCGAACATATCATTATGGCTGTATATTCCATCTTCCAATTGATAATCAATTCATCCTATCTTGCTACGAATATCATAATGATG actTGGAGTATAATGTACCACAGTTGGACGACGTTTGCGCTGTTATTATGGGCCTTGATTCTCTGGATGGTACCTAATAAACGCGCTTCCATGATGAAATGCTCGCCGTTTATCGTTATCTATGCGACGCTTTTGCTTCTAGTTCAATACATTTATAGCATGGATCTGACAGAAGAAGAGCTGCCAACGAAGATAAACGGGATAAGTGTGTCGGAGATTGGTTTCAGCAAATCTGAACAACTTAGCCGATGGCATTTAGTCgtcaaa TGTCTGTTCATATCTATGTTCTGGATAACTATGAGACAATATACCGCTGAAAGAACCAGACAAAGACGTTCTTCAGCATTGAGAGACATGGTAGCGCCGTTACATGTTTCTGTTTCGACAGCTACTACGGCGATGAATCACGAAGCGCCGGAAATCAAAAGCAAATTCATGAAAGATGTTGGCatacttttgaaaaaattattaaccaAATTTTGGATCGCTGTAGTGGCTATTATGCTATTCATCTCTGGAATCACCGGCGAACGTATGACCGTCTTCAGGATCATTTATATGTCCCTGTTCTTAGTTTTAATCATCACTTTCCAG ATATCATGGACAGTATGGAGGAAGATGATGTACTCATTCTGGATTACGGTCATTGGTTACTCCGTAATCATGCTGATTCTCGTGTACACTtatcaatttcataatttcccGGAATATTGGAACTACCTCCATATTGACGAGGATTTGCAGAAGGACATTGGTTTAGAAATATATGAGACCAAGGATCTATTTGTTAGATTACTCACGCCAACGTTCTTCGTAATTATCACTGTCCTGCAGATTCATTATTTCCATAAAGATTTCTTGGAAGTGACCGATATCGATAAATTCGG aaCTGAAGAAAGTCCTCGAGTCGAACGATCGAGTCTTGGCCATTCACCGATTTTAACCATGCCACCATCTTCACCGGGAGAAGTTTTCCTTgttgaagaagagaaagaacatATATACTCCTTAAGACAGTTAAAAG aaATGTCTAAACTGGAGCGGCTAcagttatttcataaaataatacagcaattcttacatttttataattacactTGGCTCTTCTTTGAAATTCACATGCAAAAGATCATTTTCGTTTCTGTGATGATTTTCTGTGTCAACGAT gTCTGTGCTATTAATTTCGTATTCGTCTTGATACTAGTTATCATGATCAATTCTCGaagaaatgttcaaatatgTACTGCCAACACGATCGCCGCGATAATTGCCATTCTGATGGTCGTGAAGATGCTATATCAAATTCAGTATATCGATCACAATAACTGGAATATTAATTGCAcg AAATTTCCAGCTGAAAATCAAACTCAGTATGGCAGCAATAACACGATGTATAATATCGCAGAGTGGTttggaataaaaaaaggagagcCAGGACACTTGGCAGAATTATTGAAGGGTTACATAGGAATCTTAGTGGTGACTACTCTCAGAAAAATCATCAGAATTCGACAGTGTTTCTATAGAAAAGCACGTAGCGAACCTTTGGACACTCCTCAAGTTATGTTCCCTTCTATCACCAGAGAAGACGCTGACAAAGGAGTACCACAGTGCTTGAAATTCCTTTTCAATTATGGATTCTATAAGTTTGGCGTTGAATTCTGTTTGATAGGAATAGTGGCACTCATTGGAACCAGATTGGATTTCTATTCTGTCCTTTATAGCATTTGGCTTTTACTATTCTTCTCTCTGAGAAGAAAATCAATATCCAGAATTTGGCCTTTCTTCAAGTTCTTTGGTATAATTTTACTACCTATTCAGTATTCTTTCGTCGTGGCTCCACCATCCTGGTTTTGTATAG AGTATCCATGGAGTGAATCCAAAACTTTGAGGGGTTTGCAAGAATGGATGTATTTACCTGATCCTGACTTTCCACCAAACGCTAGAAAATTAATGT GTGATTTTATTCTGCTAATGATGGTCGTCAGACAAAGTCTCGTCTtcaaaatcgaagaaagaagcACAGCGACTGACAGAGAATTTCCAGCTGGTCATAACTATTCCGTCTACGAGAACATGGAGAAACCAAATTTCGTCAATCCTGTGAAGGATTACGTGTCACATATCCACTGTTGGTTAGACATAATTAAACGAGGCGTATTAATAAGTCTCATGTGGGTCACTTTGTCTATCATGTTCCTGGCTGGAACAGAAAGGACCAATCTCTTCTCGTTGGGTTATTTAATTGGTGCATTCGTGTTCCTCTGGCAAGGAAGTGATTTTTACTTGAGACCAGTGAAAACCATCTTGAAATGGTGGAATCTTCTAATCGGTTACAATGTGGTCGTCATATTTTCCAAGGCTTTGCTTCAGGGTGTAGGTTGCGTACTGATAGAACAG cTGCAAGTGTTAGCATGTCCACTGATTCAGCTATTCGGTATAACTTGTCTAAGAAAATTCCGAAGTTCAGTGAGCGACATAGTTCTGGAAAAATTGGATTGCGAGGTGCCACAAGAAGACATCGGCATGGTCTGGGATGGTCTATGCTTTGGTTTCCTGTTACTCCAGAAACGACTGTTCAAGAGTTACTACTTCTTCCACATAGTAGATGAAACGAAAGCTATGAGCATCCTAGCGTCTAGAGGGGCGGAGTTATTAGAAGAATTGCACCAGAAGCGCATCGAAATTCAAGAAAACGTTGAGAAGAACGTGCTGCAGAAGTTGAAGTTTAAAATGGATAAAATTAAAGCTAACCagagaaaaatacaaggaCCTAGTTACAGGGAGCCACAGATACATGCAGTTG ATACTCTCTATCCAGGAACACGGCCGTTGTACAGAGTTCGCGCCCCAAAGACCAACAGAGAGG CTGTCAGATCAGGCGACTACTACATGTTCGACGACCTGGACGACGACGATGTGACCGATCTGATCCCGGACACTGAATCCGAAAAACAAGAAGCGGAGAAACGTCACGAAGCTGAAAAACGCGGCAGAAGAATGACCATTTCCGAG CTGATGAACACGCTGATTAAGACAGACATTGAGATCGCGACACACGTCGCCATGTACGGAGGGACTGAAAAGGACGCGCTGAGACTACGTCGTCGGAGTGTGCCTTTAACAAGGAAGAAATCATCTATGTCGTATCTCAGTGCACGTTCCGAGACCGACACTGCAGTGGCCACCGAT gGCGCTGACAAAACAAGTATCGCGTCGGCGGACACGGAAACCGGTGAAAAAGATGCGGCCGCGGAAGAACGTGATAAAACACCAGAGCCAACAGACGACGAATATGGAGAAGATAAACCAGATGAAAAGGAGGAGACACAGGAGGATGAGCAAAAAGTATCAATTGCTACGTACTTCAAATTCATTATAGTGATGATTAATAGCACCCTGACGTCGATGACCAAATACTTGAACAGATTTTCGCGTGACTATAGATACATTCGCAAGGttttaacgaaagaaaaaaaagtattaaag aCAAAACCAGATTTCCGGATGGGAATGCGATTGGGAATCACTCAAATATGGCAGCCAATTCCCCTGATGAAACAAGG CTCACTATTCTCCGAAATCTCACCTGTTCAACACGATGACGAAGGTGGTGCACTGTCTGAAGTCGATCAACCACCGATAATCCAATTATTGGCATCCATTTGGTTTGGAATCCTGGCACATTCTTGTCTACTTTGTTACTTCATGGTGTTCCTTCATCAGATTAAAAATGCATCCGTCCTTTCCACGCCTTTGCCTCTCATGGTGTTCTGCTGGGGTTCGTTAACCATTCCACGACCCTCGAAAACATTTTGGATAACGTTAATCGCGTACACCgag GCAATCGTGATAGTAAAATGCATTTTCCAATTGGAAGTATTGCCCTGGAATCGAGATGCTGCACCGAATAATCCTCTATTTACTCCTAGAATTATGGGGGTTGAACGCAAACATAATTATGCTTTGTGGGATCTGTTGTTGCTTCTCATGGTGTTCTTCCATAG ATTTATGCTGAAATCATTAGGACAATGGACGTCTCCGTCCCTAAAAccaagaaaaattattccttcCACTTTAACTGTAGTTCCATCCAAGCCTCCACCGCCAGAAAATAGAGGTCAAGGAGAATCTGCATCGctacaagaagaagaaag cgGTAGTACCGTAAGAACACCTAAAGGAGCAACTCTGAACCTTCGCGCAGCAGGGGAGGGTGAAAATGCGCAAACCACaaatgaatatgaaaaattagtgGCCGTTCAAGGAGAAGAAATCAGCCCCGCGAACGAAGAGTTCAATAAAGCCATGAATATgac cgtaaataaatacaaagaacCAATGAAAGATTTCTTCCAAAAAATTCTTAGTCCAATTAGCAAAGAAAAGACGAacgtatatgcatatatgttCCTGTgtgatttctttaatttcttgcTACTCATTTTTGGATTTTCTGCATTTGGG ACACAACAAGGTGACGGTGGTGTTACAGCCTATTTACAAGAAAATCGAGTTCCCATGCCATTCTTACTGATGTTACTGCTACAGTTTGCACTGATAGTTATCGATAGAGCTTTGTTCTTAAAGAAATCAATCGTAGGCAAACTAATTTTCCATTACTTTCTTATATTTGGCGTTCACATTTGGATGTTCTTCATATTGCCAAGTGTCACCGAACG ACAATTTAATGAGAGGCTTCCACCGCAAATTTGGTACATGGTCAAGTGCTTCTACCTCTTGTTAGCGGCTTATCAATTAAGACAAGGCTATCCGACACGAATACTTGGCAATTTCCTCTGCAAGAAATACAGCATTGTCAACTATGTCTTATTCAAAGt ATTCATGTTAGTCCCATTCTTATTCGAATTAAGGGCAGTAATGGACTGGATCTGGACGGACACTTCCATGACGATAATGGATTGGTTTAAAATGGAAGATATTTTCGCcaatatttatcaaatcaAG TGTATGCGAGGCGTAGAAACGGATTTCCCTCAGCCACGAGGTGTAAAGAAGCAACAAATGAGCAAGTACTTAGTCGGTGGTGGTGCTCTCTTCTTCATGATTGGATTAATATGGTTCCCCTTGCTCTTATTCGCACTTGGTGGCACAGTTGGTGTTTCGAATCTACCCTACGatgtttcaatgaaaattagaaTTGGTCCTTATGAACCAATTTACTCTATGTCGGCGCAAAGTAGCTCTATCATCGAATACGACGAAACTGATTTCAtgagattttcaaatttgtacgCGAGAGATAGACCTGCGGTCACTTTCCTGGAAAACTATATACATTCTGATGTCGCTGCCGTGAGATTGAGTGGGTTCTCTCGAAAATTATGGAGTATATCTCCGCCAGACTTAGATAG ACTGATAACAGAACTAGAAGATAATAGCACAACCGTGATCATCCACGTAGAGTGGACAGTGTCTCGAAAAACGGACGCGAAAGATGCCAGTGGGATAACGACACAAGTGAGAGATATAAAATTGCCACCGTATGAAAACAATGAATTTAATCCTGTGAGAAGAACGTTAGCTAATATGCTCTCTAGCAATGACTCAACCGTGCATAATGGTACTATCACGTTGCAATATGCGTTTCCCAAGTTTTTGAAAGTGACTGGTCGAACCACTGACGTCGTTCCACAATTAATGCGAATGC CGAAATGGCTTGATGACAATGTAGAGGAAGAGGATGAGAATCATCTGTACAGGGATGTTAGTCTTCATTTATCTACCGACGCAGATTGTTGCGCTCGTCAGAAATGGTGGATCGTTAAAGAAGTTTGTAATGATTCTTTATACGATCAGCTATTAAAGAGAGTGCCCCTAAATGACTGCAAGTACATCATGATGTTCTTGTTCAATGATAAAACGTTCCCCGAGGGGTTGAGCTTTATCAGTGGATTTGG AATCTTAGGTTTGTACACTACCGCGGTGATAGTCATAAGTCAAATGATGAGGAAGATAGTCAGTGACATGGCGCCAAAGATTATGTTCGATGACTTACCCTACGTCGATAGAATACTAAGATTATGCTTAGATATTTATTTGGTCCGTGAAAGTGGAGAATTGTGTCTCGAGGAAGACTTGTTCGCCAAATTAATATTCCTCTACAGATCACCGGAGACGTTGATCAG ATGGACAAGGCCACCCGAAGAAGGTGAGAGAACTGACAACGAAGATCAAGATGATGTAGATGAGGATGCTGTGGCGCCAAGAGGGGAATCTCGAGATGTTTCTCGcagagaataa